The genomic interval GATCGAAAATTTAGCAGTTAGGCAACCAAAAGGTAAAATAGAATCTCAGTATCACTACTTCTGAAAGTAGATTTTCAAATACAAAGCAAGAACACACTCTCAAGATTCTGAATTATGTCTGAACTGCTCTTTGAAGCAGCATCAACAGCAGCATCTCGAGCAGAAGCAATTTCGATGTCATGTTGCTCATTGCTATCAATAGCAGACCTGCAATAAAGGTGCTTGTGCATTTTATCAAGTCATGTATCGGGAAAAAACTCACAAAACTTGAATAAATGGAGGAAATATAAACCTTATGTGAACATCCaactcagcagcatgtttattgCTTAGCTCATTGGCTGAAGTAAGAGTCTTCTTCCATTGTTGAGTAGCAACATGGGCATTGTCGATGCTGAAAAGTTGTTTAGATAGACATGGTGAATCAAAAAGAAATTTAGATTAAGACAGGATCGGAGAGGTATACTGAATCCGACTTGCACTGACCATTGCTGTAGCTTGAGTTCTATACAACAGTGCTTCGCTGCAGAAAAATTGGAGGCATCCTTCAAATCATGTTCGGTGCCCTTGCAAAAGTTTTCCCATTTCCTCTTTGCATCAGTGGTCAAGACATCCAATGTCGTTGTAATCTCTTGTACATTTTCTTTGCCAACCAACGCTACTTCTTCCATACTAGCAAGCCTCTCATCCACCTTAAAGGCAAAACATGTGATTGTAATGCTTGAAAAAAATTTACATCTTCAAACATGGATTTTGAGCAAACCAGTTTTTTTTGCCGACACATGTGACTGGATACTAAACCAGCTATCTCTGAAAGAAGCTTCTCTTCTTCATATTTGGATTGCTCCTGTTGGAAAATATCAATGGGCCAAAATCAGATTATTGAATAAGAACGAAATCTGTGTAGAAAGAGAGTCAAAAATTATACCTCATAAGCCGTCTGCAAATCATGTATGCACATCACATGTCTTTCATGCAGCAGATTTGACTGGCTTCTAAGCCTTTCTGCTTTCTGACCAAATGTATCGAGTAAGCTGTATGTGAACACAGAGATTTCTTTCACAAGGTTTATGCATGCATTGAATCTCTGGATGAAGTACAACTAGGTtaggataaaaaaaatcaattaaacaaCTAAATGTTGATAATGCGATGCAAACCTCACGAAGTTCATGGGTAAAATTTGCAATTTCTCCTCCGTGTTGGGATAATAACTTTTGCAAATTACTAAAGCTCTGATCAGCTTCAATCTCCCCAAGAGATAGCAACTGATGCATAAGTAAGCATAGCAGGTGAATGGTTTAATAAAGAATGGAAGAATGAAAATAACTGCTAGATCATTTCAAGAACTCATATGGGTTCCATTTAGCTACTTACTTGATCAAGAGAGCAACAATTGGAGGCAACCAGATCAGACATTTCCTCCAGGTTGGCAGTATTACCAGCTTTATGAAGTCTCACAACATTTTGAACAGCTTCCATATGTGATACAAACAATGATTTCGAAGCTAATACTTTCTTCTTCAATTCGATCGCACCCTGAATTAATTATATCAGCAAGAGAACAATCAGATAAATCATACAACAAAAAATTATAGAGTGCAATGAAATGCCTCTAAAAGCACATACCTTTTCACTTAAATCAAGGCAAGATTGGCACATCTTCTCAATAGAGAGAAGATATTTATTCTGTTCATCTATGGATGAAATAACAGTATTGCAAAGAAGTCCAACCTTTGCTGCCAATTCAACTTGAAAATTGTTGACAACAGACCTGTTGGTCGCACCGAGTTTGTCTTCTCTAGCTGTGAAGTTTTTAAGATATGAGCTAATAGCATGGAAAGCTATTATAAtttagaaacaaaaaaaaatattcacaGAACAAAAGTTACCTATCTTAGAGAATAACGATGCATTATCACGAAGAGATTTTTCCAAATCAGAAGACAGGACAGAAGCTTGATGGACTAATGCATTTTCTGATTTGCATATTTTGAGTATTAGCATAACGTCACAAGTTTTGCAAGACTGTATAAGTAATTAAATACCTGCTTTTCTCTGTTCAGAGATGATGAACTCTTTTTCCTGAAGAGTATATTGGGCACACTTCAGATCATCTGTGACACTAGCTAGTAACTTGCTTGTCTGATCTAATCTTTTCTGCATCACAATTGCAGTAAATCAGTTAAAAGAACTCAACAACCAGAAGAATAATTATTTAAATCCAACAACCTCCATATTGTCAAGTGTCTGAGTCAACTCTGCAGAATGTTGAAGTTCACCATTGTACTTCCCTTGGAGATCTTCAAGTTGCTGATGAAACAAAAAGAATGAGTTGCAAGAAATATGTTCAACTTAGATTGAGTTGATTATATACTTTACCAAAATTGTTAATTCTCACCTTTTGATTAGTCTCTATCATTGATGTCATTTGCTCAATTTGTTCTGCCATTGCCTTCGTgcaagaaagaaaacaaattgAGTGAATGctttaaagaatttctaaaaattaattttaattaagataagAATAAAGTATTGGGAGTAGAGACACTGAAAATGGTGAAATCTAAACCATgccaataaacaaaaaaaaaaactaattcaaTCTAAATACAGAATGCTAAAATTGACAGGCATTAGTTTATTTTTCAATGGATATGGCATAAAAGATTCAAAATTGTTCCTtaaattataccttcctttcattctcctccTGGTAGTACCTCTCCTTAGGAATATATACACCAACTTTATCACGAGCAGCATACACCTCTAACATATGAAATCATTAGTTTAACTATCCAAGAAAATTCAATTAGTTATtggcaaaaaaatatatatatagaaataccAGCTTTAAGGCGATCAATTTCCCCATAAAGATccttgatcaatgttgatttcaTCATCTTTTGGTTTACCTAATCAATTCACAAATTTCAAGGGCCATCTACAGATATTGATCAGATTACAAAAAGTTTTTCCCAGACAGTTATTTCTTAATGCAATAAGAGTGGCAGTAGTAAAAGGAAAAAATAGACGTTTCACTTGTTTCTCAAAACCTAAGAAAAAATCTTGCTGTTGAATGTTGACATGACAGCAATTTGAGTAAGCAAATTTGCCAACTCATTACGCATTGCTCCATCAAATATTTTTAgctttattttcttaaaatttaaccctAAGAAACAACAATGAAAGACATTGCCATTAATCTACAAAAGTTCCTTTCTGAAGGGATAATTCTTTTAACATTTATTTAACACAAATTTAATGATTTAGATGTTTATAGACTAGAATTACAGAGGGTAAAAGACTAATTCCTCATCAATCATGCCAAAACCAAATTATCACATAAGCTAGATTGCTGCCTGTTGTGAAAATCAGGTCAAATTTCTTACAAGAAAAAGCATTTAGAAGGATACCATATAAGAATAATTTTGTATGGTTGCTTATACAGATATTAAACTACTGTATATAAGATCATTAACCACCAATATTTTGATTTCACAAAAATTGaacaaattaattaaatagtACCTATTGATCATATTCAAGATGTTCATACTGTCTTAAATTGTCTTTTAACactgtaaattttttatttttcccagatagaaaaatatttttgatgaaAAAAATGGCATTAGAAAAGGAGAGAAAATTTCATTATACCTCAGGTCTATTTTTAATATTCTTAGCCCTGTGAGCATAATCCAGTGTACTAAGAGTTTCCTCAAGGCAATGCACAGAAGGGGACACAGTAGCTATTATGCATGTTTTTGTTCTCCCACCCAATGAATCACGAAGTAAACGTGTAAGTTTGCTGTCTCTGTACATCACATATAGAATTTTGTTAAAGATTAAAAGCTGTAAAACATTGAAAAGTAAAGACTAAGTTAAATATTTAAACCTGTAGGGTATATGTCCAAGATGCTCTACCAGAGCAGTAATAACACGACCTAGAGTAAGCAAGCTTTTGTTGATCTCACCTGCTTCTCTTGCGCGGCCCTTGACACAAAAGAATACAAAAATAAG from Zingiber officinale cultivar Zhangliang chromosome 6B, Zo_v1.1, whole genome shotgun sequence carries:
- the LOC121988621 gene encoding kinesin-like protein KIN-5C; amino-acid sequence: MGSRHEKDKAVNVQVLLRCRPFNEDELRNNAPQVVTCNEYQREVAVSQAIAGKQIDRVFTFDKVFGPSAKQADLYDQAVVPIVNEVLEGFNCTIFAYGQTGTGKTYTMEGECRKAKSGPKGQLPADAGVIPRAVKQIFDTLERQNDEYSVKVTFLELYNEEITDLLAPEELSKIVLEERQKKPLPLMEDGKGGVLVRGLEEEIVTSAVEIFSLLERGSAKRRTAETLLNKQSSRSHSLFSITIHIKEATPEGEELIKCGKLNLVDLAGSENISRSGAREGRAREAGEINKSLLTLGRVITALVEHLGHIPYRDSKLTRLLRDSLGGRTKTCIIATVSPSVHCLEETLSTLDYAHRAKNIKNRPEVNQKMMKSTLIKDLYGEIDRLKAEVYAARDKVGVYIPKERYYQEENERKAMAEQIEQMTSMIETNQKQLEDLQGKYNGELQHSAELTQTLDNMEKRLDQTSKLLASVTDDLKCAQYTLQEKEFIISEQRKAENALVHQASVLSSDLEKSLRDNASLFSKIAREDKLGATNRSVVNNFQVELAAKVGLLCNTVISSIDEQNKYLLSIEKMCQSCLDLSEKGAIELKKKVLASKSLFVSHMEAVQNVVRLHKAGNTANLEEMSDLVASNCCSLDQLLSLGEIEADQSFSNLQKLLSQHGGEIANFTHELRERFNACINLVKEISVFTYSLLDTFGQKAERLRSQSNLLHERHVMCIHDLQTAYEEQSKYEEEKLLSEIAGLVSSHMCRQKKLVDERLASMEEVALVGKENVQEITTTLDVLTTDAKRKWENFCKGTEHDLKDASNFSAAKHCCIELKLQQCIDNAHVATQQWKKTLTSANELSNKHAAELDVHIRSAIDSNEQHDIEIASARDAAVDAASKSSSDIIQNLESMLEHEQERVKQVITAVELHDTHIRELQVSHATHAADINRHAEETFQNNYQDYEPTGETPMRSELEIPSRGMIESLRTMPMEVLLEEFRENHPVCTSKQQPIKQSLIPRSPFTQRN